Proteins found in one Brevibacillus brevis genomic segment:
- a CDS encoding YggS family pyridoxal phosphate-dependent enzyme, with protein MTKEQELLKERLQSIEARIQAACDRANRKREEVKIIAVTKYVDADAIGDLLAVGVENIGENRVQDALPKHELHGDKGIWHFIGHLQTNKAKEVVGRFPYIHSLDRLSLAQELNRRGEALDHVVKCFLQINISGEETKFGLSPNDVLAFLRETSNMKHISIVGLMTMAPVVENQEEARQVFRGLYEWKQRINEMAFPHAQVEELSMGMSSDFEVAIEEGATYIRLGSVLVKPE; from the coding sequence ATGACCAAGGAACAAGAATTGTTAAAAGAACGACTGCAATCCATCGAGGCAAGAATTCAGGCTGCTTGCGATCGGGCGAACCGCAAACGTGAGGAAGTAAAAATTATTGCCGTGACCAAGTATGTCGACGCAGATGCCATTGGGGACTTGCTCGCTGTAGGCGTTGAGAATATCGGGGAAAATCGCGTGCAGGATGCCCTGCCGAAGCACGAGCTACACGGCGATAAAGGGATCTGGCATTTTATCGGGCACCTCCAGACGAATAAGGCAAAAGAAGTCGTAGGAAGATTCCCGTACATCCATTCTCTGGACAGACTTTCTTTGGCACAGGAGCTAAATCGACGCGGTGAAGCGCTGGATCATGTCGTAAAATGCTTTTTACAGATCAATATATCCGGTGAAGAGACAAAATTTGGGCTTAGTCCCAATGACGTATTGGCTTTTTTGCGCGAAACCAGTAATATGAAACATATAAGTATCGTTGGATTAATGACGATGGCGCCTGTTGTCGAAAATCAAGAGGAAGCCAGACAGGTGTTCCGTGGCCTCTATGAGTGGAAGCAACGGATTAACGAGATGGCATTCCCGCACGCACAGGTGGAAGAGCTGTCTATGGGCATGTCTAGTGATTTTGAAGTGGCCATTGAAGAGGGAGCTACATATATTCGTTTAGGATCGGTATTGGTCAAGCCGGAGTAA
- a CDS encoding YggT family protein, with protein MTAVISILNFAFTVYQYMIIAYILMSWVPQMRGTGIGQLLERLVEPYLAPFRRFIPPLGFIDISPIVALIALRFAQSGLYAILQQIMF; from the coding sequence ATGACTGCTGTCATTTCGATTTTAAATTTTGCCTTTACGGTATATCAATACATGATTATTGCTTACATTTTGATGTCATGGGTTCCTCAAATGAGGGGTACAGGCATCGGTCAGTTACTGGAAAGACTGGTTGAGCCTTATTTGGCGCCATTCCGCCGGTTTATCCCACCGCTCGGCTTCATCGACATCTCCCCGATTGTCGCATTGATTGCACTGCGTTTTGCCCAATCTGGCCTGTACGCCATTTTGCAACAAATCATGTTCTAG
- the ileS gene encoding isoleucine--tRNA ligase: protein MDYSKTLALPKTDFPMRGNLPSREPQMQAVWEEQNIYQQVLDRTKDRPSFVLHDGPPYANGDIHIGHALNKILKDFIVRYKSMAGFYAPYIPGWDTHGLPIEQAIINAQGLDRRSIEVNDFRQRCEEYAWSYIDKQRDQFKRLGVRGDWENPYVTLLPEYEANQIRVFGEMAKKGYIYKGLRCVYWSPSSETALADAEIEYKDKRSPSIYVSFQVADGKGKLDTETGVVIWTTTPWTLPANLAISLHPELEYNVVKVDDRKFLVANGLIEAASKEIGWEGVEILSSFKGQDLEGVETQHPFYDRKSPLILGEHVTLDAGTGCVHTAPGHGEDDFNVGQKYNLGVLCPVDHEGKMTNEAPGFEGLFYEDANKVITEKLKENGALLKLNFFTHSYPHDWRTKKPVIYRATEQWFASIDGFREQMLEAIKNVKWIPHWGETRLANMIADRGDWCISRQRVWGVPIPIFYCKSCNEPIINDTTINHVADLFRKEGSKVWFSREANELVPEGLSCTKCDCKDFRKETDIMDVWFDSGSSHQAVLRERGIAWPADMYLEGSDQYRGWFNSSLSTGVAVYGTAPYKSVLSHGFALDGEGRKMSKSLGNVIVPQQVIDKMGADILRLWVASVDYQADVRISDAILNQIAEVYRKIRNTFRFLLGNLDGFNPATDRVAYEELGELDRYVLAKAAKVAKRARKAYDEYQFHTVFHAVHNFCVIDLSAFYLDICKDRLYVEAPDSLKRRAAQTVMYDCLLSLVKLVAPLLPHTADEVWAFIPGVEEKSVQLTDMPEGDEQHLSFAAEAESKWDAFLAIRDEVLKAMEEARRNKVFGNSVDAKLALYPQTEEVAKTLAAMDDLADLFIVAHVDVYSASAPAEAVQLEGIAAVVSAADGGKCERCRVVKPDVGTRESHASLCVRCADIVEQHYAHVTE from the coding sequence ATGGATTACAGCAAAACCTTAGCGCTACCAAAAACAGATTTCCCCATGCGCGGAAATTTGCCAAGCCGCGAGCCACAGATGCAAGCGGTATGGGAAGAGCAAAATATTTACCAACAAGTGTTGGATCGTACAAAAGACCGCCCGTCTTTTGTCTTGCATGATGGCCCTCCATATGCGAATGGAGACATCCATATCGGTCACGCACTGAACAAAATCCTCAAGGACTTCATCGTACGCTACAAATCCATGGCAGGCTTTTACGCGCCGTACATCCCAGGCTGGGATACACATGGTTTGCCGATTGAGCAAGCGATTATCAATGCACAAGGGCTGGATCGTCGCAGCATCGAAGTGAACGATTTCCGCCAACGCTGTGAAGAGTATGCTTGGTCCTATATCGACAAGCAACGTGACCAATTCAAGCGTCTGGGCGTTCGTGGAGATTGGGAAAACCCTTATGTAACACTCCTGCCTGAGTATGAAGCCAACCAAATTCGCGTATTCGGCGAAATGGCGAAAAAGGGCTATATTTACAAAGGTCTGCGCTGCGTGTACTGGTCTCCGTCTTCTGAGACGGCTCTGGCTGATGCAGAAATCGAATACAAAGACAAGCGCTCTCCTTCTATTTACGTCAGCTTCCAGGTAGCAGATGGAAAAGGCAAGCTGGACACAGAAACAGGCGTTGTTATCTGGACAACGACTCCTTGGACATTGCCAGCAAACCTCGCGATCAGCCTGCACCCTGAGCTCGAGTACAACGTCGTGAAGGTGGATGACCGCAAGTTCCTGGTAGCCAACGGTCTGATTGAAGCTGCGAGCAAAGAAATTGGCTGGGAAGGCGTAGAGATTCTCTCGAGCTTTAAAGGTCAAGATCTGGAAGGCGTAGAGACTCAGCATCCGTTCTACGATCGCAAGTCTCCGCTCATCCTTGGCGAGCATGTCACCTTGGATGCAGGTACTGGTTGCGTTCATACTGCTCCGGGACACGGCGAAGATGACTTTAACGTTGGTCAAAAATACAATTTGGGTGTCCTTTGCCCGGTAGATCACGAAGGTAAAATGACCAATGAAGCACCAGGCTTTGAAGGTCTGTTCTATGAAGATGCCAACAAAGTGATTACGGAAAAGCTGAAAGAAAATGGAGCACTCTTGAAGCTCAATTTCTTCACGCACTCCTACCCACATGACTGGCGTACGAAAAAACCGGTTATTTATCGCGCGACAGAGCAATGGTTCGCATCTATTGACGGATTCCGTGAGCAAATGCTCGAAGCGATTAAAAATGTAAAATGGATTCCTCATTGGGGAGAAACTCGTCTGGCTAACATGATTGCGGATCGTGGAGACTGGTGCATTTCCCGTCAGCGTGTATGGGGTGTACCGATCCCAATCTTCTATTGCAAATCGTGTAACGAACCGATCATTAACGATACGACGATCAACCATGTTGCTGATCTGTTCCGCAAAGAAGGATCGAAAGTATGGTTCTCCCGTGAAGCGAATGAGCTGGTTCCAGAAGGGCTTTCTTGCACCAAATGCGATTGCAAGGATTTCCGCAAAGAAACGGATATTATGGACGTTTGGTTCGACTCCGGCTCCAGCCATCAGGCTGTTTTGCGCGAAAGAGGGATTGCTTGGCCAGCGGATATGTATCTGGAAGGCTCTGACCAGTATCGTGGCTGGTTCAACTCTTCTCTCTCGACGGGGGTTGCCGTATATGGCACAGCTCCTTACAAATCTGTCCTGAGCCACGGTTTTGCATTGGATGGGGAAGGACGCAAAATGTCCAAATCCCTTGGTAACGTCATCGTGCCACAACAAGTTATTGACAAGATGGGCGCAGATATCTTGCGTCTGTGGGTAGCTTCTGTTGATTATCAGGCTGATGTGCGCATTTCCGATGCGATTCTCAATCAGATCGCTGAGGTGTACCGCAAAATCCGCAATACGTTCCGCTTCCTGTTGGGTAATTTGGATGGATTTAATCCAGCAACAGACCGCGTAGCGTACGAAGAGCTGGGTGAGCTGGACCGTTATGTTCTGGCGAAAGCGGCAAAAGTCGCGAAGCGCGCACGCAAAGCGTATGATGAATATCAGTTCCATACTGTATTCCATGCCGTTCACAACTTCTGCGTTATTGATTTGTCCGCGTTCTATCTGGACATTTGCAAGGATCGCCTGTATGTAGAAGCACCTGACAGTCTGAAGCGCCGCGCTGCACAGACAGTAATGTACGATTGCTTGCTCAGTCTGGTGAAGCTGGTTGCTCCACTGTTGCCGCATACAGCTGATGAGGTGTGGGCGTTCATTCCAGGAGTGGAAGAGAAGAGTGTGCAGTTGACGGATATGCCAGAAGGCGACGAGCAACATCTCAGCTTTGCAGCAGAAGCAGAGAGCAAATGGGATGCTTTCCTGGCGATCCGAGACGAGGTTCTCAAAGCCATGGAAGAAGCGCGCCGTAACAAGGTGTTCGGTAACTCTGTTGATGCGAAGCTGGCTCTGTACCCACAAACGGAAGAAGTTGCGAAAACATTGGCAGCAATGGACGATCTGGCTGACCTGTTCATCGTCGCTCACGTGGATGTATACAGCGCTTCTGCTCCGGCAGAGGCAGTACAACTCGAAGGAATTGCTGCTGTGGTCTCTGCCGCAGACGGTGGAAAATGCGAGCGTTGCCGCGTAGTAAAACCAGATGTTGGCACTCGCGAGTCGCACGCTTCACTCTGCGTACGTTGTGCTGATATCGTAGAACAACACTACGCACATGTAACAGAATAA
- a CDS encoding cell division protein SepF yields MGVMNKLMGFLGLENEEYIEETTTVEEEREEQESSHKRQPAIGRTNNVVPFQAREKEGIRLILCEPRHYSDAQDIADNLRHRRPVVVNLHRVEKDQAKRIIDFLSGTVYALNGDIQKVGDTIFVCTPDHVDIQGTISSVLEE; encoded by the coding sequence ATGGGTGTTATGAATAAATTGATGGGGTTTCTGGGGTTAGAAAACGAGGAATACATCGAAGAGACAACAACAGTGGAAGAGGAAAGAGAAGAGCAAGAGTCCTCGCACAAACGCCAGCCAGCAATCGGCCGAACTAACAACGTGGTACCGTTTCAAGCACGGGAAAAGGAGGGAATCCGTTTGATTCTCTGTGAACCCCGTCATTACAGTGACGCACAGGATATCGCCGATAACCTGCGTCATCGTAGACCGGTTGTGGTCAACCTCCATCGCGTGGAAAAAGACCAAGCCAAGAGAATTATCGACTTTTTGAGCGGGACGGTCTACGCATTAAACGGCGATATCCAAAAGGTCGGAGACACGATCTTCGTGTGCACGCCCGATCATGTAGATATTCAGGGTACGATCTCCAGTGTGTTGGAAGAGTAG
- a CDS encoding DivIVA domain-containing protein: protein MPLTPLDIHNKEFSTGFRGYNIDEVNEFLDQVIKDFELLIKEKKEQEERVAILNERVDYYKSLEENLSKSILVAQETAEDVKSNARKEAQLILKEAEKNADRIVNEALAKSRKIAIEIEELKKRASVYRMRFRTLLEAQLEMLENGDWDSIEQPQVDSPVTVE from the coding sequence GTGCCATTAACGCCGTTAGATATACACAATAAGGAATTCAGCACAGGCTTTCGTGGGTATAATATTGACGAAGTGAACGAATTTCTCGATCAGGTGATCAAAGATTTTGAGCTCTTGATAAAAGAGAAAAAAGAACAGGAAGAGCGCGTAGCTATTCTGAATGAGCGCGTAGATTACTATAAGAGTTTGGAAGAAAATTTGAGCAAGTCGATTTTGGTGGCGCAGGAGACAGCGGAGGACGTGAAGTCGAATGCCCGCAAGGAAGCGCAGCTCATCTTAAAAGAAGCCGAGAAAAATGCAGACCGAATCGTCAACGAAGCATTGGCGAAGTCGCGCAAAATCGCAATCGAAATCGAAGAATTAAAAAAACGTGCTTCGGTTTACCGTATGCGCTTTCGGACGCTTTTGGAAGCGCAGTTGGAAATGCTGGAAAATGGCGACTGGGACAGCATTGAACAGCCACAAGTTGATTCCCCTGTAACAGTTGAATAA
- a CDS encoding RNA-binding protein, protein MSIFDHFSKEERPFVERALEMLTQVERKQAMRLTDFVDPRQLMIFQSLSSQVRDVKVSPYGGYEGAERVRIIIHPEYLPVEPDDYRITLLAIKADQRFHVLEHRDVMGAMLGVGMKREKFGDMLTDSAGSYAIVAEEVADFVCAQVTQIHRTSVQFERVEWEDFTPPAPKFVEKTITVPSPRIDAVIGEVHNMSRAKALVPIRAGKVKINWKVIEDPSYQLQMGDMVSLAGYGRFKILEVAGPTRSGRLRMIVGLVT, encoded by the coding sequence ATGAGCATATTTGACCATTTTTCAAAAGAAGAACGTCCCTTTGTTGAACGGGCGCTGGAAATGCTGACGCAAGTAGAGCGGAAGCAGGCCATGCGCCTTACTGATTTTGTAGACCCTAGGCAGTTGATGATTTTTCAGAGTCTATCCTCACAAGTAAGGGATGTGAAGGTTTCTCCTTATGGAGGCTACGAGGGTGCCGAGCGAGTTCGTATTATCATCCATCCGGAGTACCTCCCTGTAGAGCCTGATGACTATCGCATTACCTTATTGGCAATCAAGGCTGATCAACGCTTTCATGTGCTGGAGCATCGAGATGTGATGGGGGCCATGCTGGGTGTTGGGATGAAGCGGGAGAAATTCGGTGATATGCTGACAGATTCAGCTGGTAGCTATGCAATTGTAGCAGAAGAAGTTGCTGATTTTGTCTGTGCGCAGGTGACGCAAATTCACCGGACTTCTGTTCAGTTTGAACGGGTAGAATGGGAGGACTTTACACCTCCAGCTCCCAAGTTTGTTGAAAAAACGATCACCGTACCATCACCGCGAATTGACGCGGTCATCGGAGAAGTACACAATATGTCTCGCGCAAAAGCACTTGTGCCCATTCGAGCGGGAAAAGTAAAAATCAACTGGAAAGTAATCGAGGACCCATCGTATCAACTCCAGATGGGGGATATGGTATCACTTGCAGGATATGGTCGGTTCAAAATTCTTGAGGTAGCAGGTCCAACACGCAGCGGAAGACTCCGCATGATTGTCGGACTGGTTACATAA
- the pgeF gene encoding peptidoglycan editing factor PgeF, whose product MREPFVRVEDKSILSLTEWEHQFPGLVAGFTIRSGGESEQPYGSFNMGLHVGDESANVVANRRKLAEQVGMSFSAWTCADQVHGNQVCQVTAGGAGKESLEDVISATDGLFTLEKGVMLTSFYADCVPLYFLAPQSGAIGLAHAGWKGTVGRIAEEMVKAMTKHYQAKPEDILVAIGPSIGGCCYEVDERIMTQVRTCAGNWEKAVISTTGDRYMLDLRQLNTAILLEAGISSWNILATNWCTSCRTDLFFSHRKEAGIQGTTGRMASYIGWKENL is encoded by the coding sequence ATGAGAGAACCATTTGTCAGGGTAGAGGATAAGTCAATCTTATCGTTAACAGAGTGGGAGCATCAATTTCCTGGATTAGTGGCGGGGTTTACTATTCGCTCAGGCGGGGAAAGTGAACAACCGTACGGGTCTTTTAATATGGGGCTGCATGTGGGTGATGAATCTGCGAACGTGGTAGCCAATAGACGCAAGCTGGCAGAACAAGTCGGGATGTCATTTTCGGCGTGGACATGCGCCGATCAAGTGCATGGTAATCAGGTATGCCAGGTTACAGCAGGCGGTGCGGGAAAAGAAAGTCTGGAGGACGTCATATCTGCAACAGATGGTTTGTTTACTCTTGAAAAAGGAGTCATGCTGACCTCGTTTTACGCGGATTGTGTTCCCCTCTATTTTTTAGCCCCCCAATCAGGTGCAATCGGACTTGCACACGCAGGCTGGAAGGGGACAGTGGGCCGTATTGCCGAGGAAATGGTGAAGGCAATGACGAAGCACTATCAAGCAAAGCCAGAGGACATTCTCGTCGCAATTGGTCCATCCATTGGCGGCTGTTGCTATGAAGTTGATGAGCGAATCATGACGCAGGTACGCACTTGTGCAGGCAATTGGGAAAAAGCAGTGATCTCTACCACAGGGGATCGGTATATGCTGGACCTTCGTCAACTGAACACAGCGATATTGCTCGAAGCAGGAATTTCTTCTTGGAATATTTTAGCCACGAATTGGTGTACAAGCTGCAGAACAGACTTGTTTTTCTCTCATCGCAAGGAAGCCGGAATACAAGGAACTACCGGGCGCATGGCTTCTTATATCGGCTGGAAGGAAAACCTATAG